The Penicillium oxalicum strain HP7-1 chromosome IV, whole genome shotgun sequence genome contains a region encoding:
- a CDS encoding RNA polymerase II holoenzyme cyclin-like subunit, whose product MAANYWASTQRRHWLFTREKLAEARDRLRDQDKAAHSQFPLPDQRLLNIYFNQQLIKLGKRMSTRQQAIATAQVYLKRFYTKNEIRHTNPYLVMTTAFYLACKMEECPQHIRFVVGEARGLYPDLLREKGTPPPPFQLLISETEFITPDVAKLGECEFALISEMSSQLIVHHPYRTLSELQAELALSSDEVALAWSVINDHYLTDLPLLHPPHIIAVMAIIVAVVFKPSHPGNFGNSAQSALAGVMRDGGGMGMLAALSDKSGAGPPRIQNLVQWLAESEIDIKAVIECTQELLSLYEVWEQYNEKHCKELIGRMVRGKNLDK is encoded by the exons ATGGCTGCCAACTACTGGGCTTCGACGCAACGCCGCCATTGGCTCTTCACTCGAGAGAAACTAGCTGAAGCTCGGGACAGGCTTCGTGATCAAGATAAAGCTGCGCATTCTCAATTTCCGCTGCCGGACCAGCGACTGCTGAATATCTATTTCAATCAAC AATTGATCAAGCTGGGCAAGCGCATGTCCACCCGTCAACAAGCGATAGCCACCGCTCAGGTGTATCTGAAACGATTCTACACCAAGAATGAGATTCGTCACACCAACCCTTACCTGGTCATGACCACGGCATTTTACCTGGCCTGTAAAATGGAGGAGTGTCCCCAACATATTCGCTTCGTCGTGGGAGAGGCTCGCGGTCTGTATCCTG ATCTCCTGCGAGAAAAGggcaccccccccccccctttccaGTTACTGATTTCGGAAACAGAATTCATTACACCAGATGTGGCGAAGCTAGGTGAATGCGAGTTTGCATTAATCTCCGAAATGAGTTCTCAACTCATCGTCCATCATCCATATCGAACCCTGTCAGAGCTTCAGGCCGAGTTGGCCCTCAGCTCGGATGAAGTGGCGCTTGCATGGTCGGTCATCAATGATCACTACCTGACAGATCTGCCTTTACTTCATCCTCCGCACATTATTGCAGTCATGGCAATCATCGTCGCCGTGGTCTTCAAGCCTTCCCACCCTGGCAACTTTGGCAACTCGGCCCAGTCCGCCTTGGCCGGAGTGATGAGAGACGGTGGAGGCATGGGAATGCTTGCAGCCTTGTCCGATAAATCTGGAGCCGGACCCCCTCGTATTCAGAATCTTGTCCAATGGCTCGCCGAGAGTGAAATCGATATCAAAGCTGTCATCGAGTGCACGCAAGAGCTCCTCTCCTTGTACGAGGTGTGGGAGCAGTACAACGAAAAGCACTGCAAAGAGCTCATTGGGCGCATGGTTCGGGGCAAGAATTTGGATAAATGA
- a CDS encoding putative mitochondrial carrier — protein MAPGESKDEREERVARLWESLDTRKEGHVDLNGLKKGLKKIDHHDLLRTFLRDVDINRDGQIDYNEFRKFINNTETGLWQMFQHIDRNNNGVIDKEELRSAFAGSGVIVSSAKLDEFFAEIDKNEDGVLSYAEWRDFLLFLPLHSTSDLRAVLSYYTATGNLNPEGDVHINDLQGLGTDQKFPNSYLLVLQRVLYNILSLPALASLLPSAFAQTTLTTGSVSSLLSASDNDLSSLDGDFEMEWLPIPKTVAMWMSFRYYERKLTENTPQLGYFIAGGIAGVVSRTATAPLDRLKVYLIAQTGSKESTVRAAKDGAPLAAAGNASKTLLGALKELWRAGGIRSLFAGNGLNVLKVMPESAIKFGAYESSKQAFARLEGHNDPKKLRPTSQFLSGGIGGMVAQCFVYPVDTLKFRMQCSTIEGGLRGNKLIFATAQKVVAANGIFGFFRGLPLGLVGMFPYAAIDLSTFEYLKRALVTRQACLDHCHEDDVTLSNFFTGTIGAISGGFSASVVYPLNVMRTRLQAQGTDLHPTTYSSITDVARKTYKAEGLRGFYKGLTPNLLKVAPAVSISYVVYENSKRMLGLR, from the exons ATGGCACCCGGCGAGTCCAAAGATGAGCGCGAAGAACGAGTCGCTCGCCTCTGGGAAAGTTTGGACACGCGCAAAGAGGGCCACGTCGACTTGAATGGTCTCAAGAAGGgtttgaagaagattgacCATC ATGACCTGCTGCGCACCTTTTTGCGTGATGTCGACATCAACCGCGATGGCCAGATAGATTACAATG AATTCCGAAAGTTTATCAACAATACCGAAACGGGCCTTTGGCAGATGTTCCAGCATATTGATCGCAACAATAATGGAGTGATCGACAAGGAGGAGCTGCGAAGTGCCTTTGCAGGGTCGGGAGTCATCGTGTCTAGCGCGAAGCTCGATGAGTTTTTTGCCGAGATTGATAAGAATGAGGATGGAGTCCTTTCCTACGCCGAATGGAG GGACTTTTTGCTCTTCCTTCCGCTTCACTCCACGTCCGACTTGCGCGCCGTTCTATCATATTACACAGCAACGGGCAATCTAAACCCGGAAGGAGATGTCCACATCAATGATCTGCAGGGTTTAGGTACAGATCAAAAATTTCCTAATTCTTACCTCCTTGTCCTCCAGCGCGTCTTGTACAATATCCTCTCTCTGCCAGCGCTGGCCTCTCTGCTTCCATCCGCATTCGCACAAACCACCCTCACCACCGGCTCAGTATCGAGTCTACTCTCTGCCTCTGACAACGACTTGTCATCATTGGATGGCGATTTCGAGATGGAATGGCTGCCCATCCCTAAGACCGTCGCCATGTGGATGTCATTTCGCTACTATGAACGCAAGTTGACCGAGAACACTCCTCAACTAGGCTACTTTATCGCAGGCGGTATTGCAGGGGTTGTTTCGAGAACTGCAACTGCACCGTTAGACCGTCTCAAAGTTTACCTGATCGCTCAAACGGGGAGCAAAGAGTCGACGGTTCGTGCGGCAAAGGATGGCGCGCCACTGGCGGCGGCAGGAAATGCATCCAAAACACTGCTTGGTGCCCTGAAGGAACTTTGGCGAGCTGGTGGAATTCGAAGCTTATTTGCTG GGAACGGACTGAATGTGCTGAAGGTTATGCCTGAATCTGCTATCAAATTTGGCGCCTATGAG TCTTCAAAACAAGCATTTGCCCGACTGGAAGGCCACAACGATCCCAAAAAACTCAGACCCACGTCTCAGTTTTTATCGGGTGGTATTGGTGGAATGGTAGCCCA GTGCTTTGTTTACCCGGTTGACACATTGAAGTT CCGCATGCAATGCTCCACTATCGAGGGTGGCTTAAGAGGAAACAAGCTCATCTTTGCCACGGCGCAAAAAGTCGTCGCTGCCAACGGTATCTTTGGGTTCTTCCGCGGCCTGCCCCTAGGCCTTGTTGGAATGTTCCCGTACGCGGCGATCGACCTATCCACCTTCGAGTATCTGAAACGAGCCCTCGTTACCCGACAGGCCTGCCTCGATCATTGTCATGAAGATGACGTGACACTGAGCAACTTTTTCACCGGCACAATCGGCGCGATTAGTGGTGGTTTCAGTGCCTCTGTTGTGTATCCTCTGAACGTGATGCGAACCCGGCTTCAAGCGCAGGGCACAGACCTGCATCCGACGACGTACTCCAGCATCACCGATGTCGCTCGAAAGACTTACAAAGCCGAGGGCCTTCGCGGGTTCTACAAGGGTCTGACGCCCAACCTTCTCAAGGTGGCACCGGCAGTGTCCATCAGCTACGTGGTGTATGAGAACTCCAAACGGATGCTTGGTCTTAGATAA
- a CDS encoding Glutathione S-transferase omega-like 2 gives MATGNSGKITDWVNPNDKSGEFKRQTSAFRNFISRETGAEFPPEKGRYHLYVSYACPWAHRTMITRKLKGLEDIVSFSSVHWHLGEKGWRFVTSDEDLPGENTIPDPLHKEFTHLRDIYFSNDPDYTGRFTVPVLFDKKTSRIVSNESAEIIRMFYYEFDDLLPEQYKKLDLYPAAHRSEIDASNEWIYNDVNNGVYKSGFATTQEAYEKAVTTLFSSLDKVEAHLAKQASVSPFFLGETVTEADIRLFTTIIRFDPVYVQHFKCNIRDIRSGYPAIHRWVRNLYWDVPAFKETTDFEHIKKHYTKSHKQINPFSITPVGPVPDILPKDEEVRAVQAAK, from the exons ATGGCT ACAGGTAACTCGGGAAAGATCACCGACTGGGTGAATCCCAATGACAAGTCTGGCGAATTCAAACGTCAGACGTCTGCCTTCCGTAACTTTATCTCGCGCGAGACCGGTGCAGAGTTCCCTCCAGAGAAGGGTCGCTACCATCTTTATGTGTCATATGCTTGTCCATGGG CTCACCGAACTATGATCACCCGTAAGCTCAAGGGGCTGGAGGACAttgtttctttctcctcaGTACACTGGCACCTCGGAGAGAAAG GATGGCGCTTTGTCACCTCCGACGAGGACCTGCCCGGCGAGAACACCATTCCCGACCCGCTTCACAAGGAGTTCACTCATCTCCGTGATATCTACTTCTCCAATGACCCCGACTATACGGGTCGCTTTACTGTCCCAGTGCTCTTCGATAAGAAGACCAGCCGGATTGTAAGCAATGAG AGCGCCGAGATTATCCGCATGTTCTACTATGAATTCGACGATCTCCTTCCCGAGCAATACAAGAAGCTGGACCTCTACCCTGCTGCCCATCGCTCCGAAATTGACGCCTCCAACGAATGGATCTACAACGACGTGAACAATGGCGTTTACAAGTCCGGATTCGCCACGACACAGGAGGCCTACGAGAAGGCCGTCACAACCCTGTTCTCCTCCCTCGACAAGGTGGAGGCACATTTGGCCAAACAGGCTAGCgtctctcccttcttcttaGGAGAAACCGTCACCGAGGCTGATATCCGGCtgttcaccaccatcatTCGCTTCGACCCTGTCTACGTGCAGCACTTCAAGTGCAATATCCGAGACATCCGTTCCGGCTACCCGGCCATCCATCGCTGGGTACGGAATCTGTACTGGGATGTTCCTGCCTTCAAGGAGACTACGGACTTTGAGCATATCAAAAAGCATTATACCAAGTCTCACAAGCAGATCAACCCGTTCTCAATCACGCCTGTGGGCCCGGTGCCGGACATTTTGCCCAAGGACGAGGAAGTGAGAGCCGTGCAGGCTGCCAAGTGA
- a CDS encoding Ubiquitin-activating enzyme: MTDATMEVENPQQTMEMIKQGEIDESLYSRQLYVLGHEAMKRMGSSNVLVVGLKGLGVEIAKNIALAGVKSLTLYDPAPVAIADLSSQFFLQPQDVGKPRAEVTAPRVAELNSYVPVKIHEGTNLVGDLEQLKRYQAVVLTQTPLKEQLAIADFCHQHGIYVTITDTFGLFGYIFNDFGKKFTVGDPTGEEPVSGIVAGIAEDGLVSALDEARHGLEDGDFVTFTEVKGMDGLNNSAPRKVTVKGPYTFSIGDVSGLGSYQGGGLFTQVKMPKFVDFQPLSEQIKKPEILVSDFAKFDRPAQLHVGIQALHKFAENHDGQFPRPHNDSDAKEVMKLANDIVAAGDEKIELDEKIITELSYQARGDLNPLAAFFGGIAAQEVLKAVSGKFMPVHQWMYFDSLESLPSSVTRSEENCKPTGTRYDGQIAVFGKEYQEKLSNVTQFLVGAGAIGCETLKNWAMMGLGTGPKGRIFVTDMDQIEKSNLNRQFLFRSKDVGRLKSECASAAVQAMNPDLKDKIVTLRDRVGADTEHIFNEDFWNGLDGVTNALDNVDARTYVDRRCVFFRKPLLESGTLGTKGNTQVILPFITESYSSSQDPPEKSFPMCTLKSFPNRIEHTIAWARDLFQTYFVGPPESVNLYLSQPDYIDQTLKQAGNEKQTLQHLRDFLVTEKPLTFDDCIVWARQQFEAQYNNAIQQLLYNFPKDSKTSTGQPFWSGPKRAPTPLKFDSSNPTHLGFVIAGANLHAFNYGIKNPGADKEYYRKVVDDMIIPEFTPSSNVKIQADDNEPDPNAQPSGASDDNEEIQKLVSSLPSPKSLAGFRLQPVEFEKDDDTNHHIDFITAASNLRADNYEIPQADRHKTKFIAGKIIPAIATATALVTGLVALELYKVVDGKDDIEQYKNGFINLALPFIGFSEPIASPKGTYQGKQGEVTIDRLWDRFELDDVPLQSFLDHFAERGLDITMVSSGVSLLYASFYPPSKVKDRLPLTMSKLVEHVSKKPVPEHQQNIIFEVTAEDQTEEDVEIPYVMVKLSK; the protein is encoded by the exons ATGACG GACGCCACCATGGAGGTCGAAAATCCTCAACAGACCATGGAAATGATCAAGCAAGGCGAAATTGACGAATCGTTGTACAGTCGGCAACT CTACGTTCTCGGACATGAGGCGATGAAGCGGATGGGCTCCTCAAATGTACTGGTCGTTGGTCTCAAGGGCTTGGGCGTGGAAATTG CCAAGAACATTGCCCTCGCCGGTGTCAAGTCTCTGACCCTTTACGACCCCGCTCCTGTGGCCATTGCCGACCTTTCATCCCAGTTCTTCCTCCAGCCACAAGATGTCGGCAAGCCCCGCGCAGAGGTGACCGCCCCGCGGGTTGCCGAGCTGAATTCATACGTCCCAGTGAAGATCCACGAGGGCACAAATCTGGTTGGGGATTTGGAACAACTCAAGCGCTACCAAGCGGTTGTGCTCACCCAAACTCCGCTGAAGGAGCAGTTGGCTATCGCCGATTTCTGCCACCAGCATGGCATCTATGTCACGATAACGGACACCTTTGGACTCTTCGGCTACATCTTCAACGATTTTGGGAAGAAGTTCACTGTCGGTGACCCTACTGGCGAGGAGCCCGTCAGCGGCATTGTCGCTGGTATTGCAGAGGATGGCCTCGTGTCCGCTTTAGACGAAGCCCGACATGGcttggaagatggcgatTTTGTTACGTTCACCGAGGTCAAGGGCATGGATGGATTGAACAACAGTGCGCCTCGTAAAGTCACCGTCAAGGGCCCATACACTTTCTCGATTGGGGATGTGTCCGGCCTTGGCTCCTACCAGGGTGGTGGTCTCTTCACTCAGGTGAAGATGCCTAAGTTTGTGGATTTCCAGCCGCTATCGGAGCAGATCAAAAAGCCTGAGATCTTAGTCTCGGACTTTGCCAAGTTCGACCGACCTGCGCAGCTTCATGTTGGCATTCAAGCCCTGCACAAGTTTGCCGAAAACCACGATGGTCAATTCCCTCGTCCTCACAATGACAGCGACGCCAAGGAGGTCATGAAGCTCGCCAACGACATCGTGGCGGCCGGAGACGAGAAAAttgagctggatgagaagatcaTCACAGAACTAAGCTACCAGGCTCGTGGCGATCTCAACCCCCTGGCCGCCTTCTTCGGAGGAATCGCGGCTCAGGAAGTGCTCAAGGCCGTTTCTGGCAAGTTCATGCCTGTGCACCAATGGATGTACTTTGATTCATTGGAGTCTCTGCCCAGCTCGGTGACTCGCTCGGAGGAGAACTGCAAGCCTACTGGTACTCGCTATGACGGTCAGATTGCAGTTTTCGGTAAGGAGTACCAAGAGAAGCTGTCCAATGTCACTCAATTCCTCGTCGGTGCGGGTGCTATTGGCTGTGAAACCCTGAAGAACTGGGCGATGATGGGCCTTGGCACTGGCCCCAAGGGCAGGATCTTTGTGACGGACATGGATCAGATTGAGAAGAGCAACTTGAACCGTCAATTCCTTTTCCGGTCCAAGGATGTGGGTCGACTCAAGAGCGAGTGCGCATCTGCCGCAGTCCAGGCCATGAACCCCGATCTGAAGGACAAGATTGTGACGCTCCGTGACCGTGTCGGTGCAGACACTGAGCATATCTTCAATGAAGACTTTTGGAATGGTCTTGACGGCGTGACCAACGCCTTGGACAATGTTGATGCGCGTACCTATGTGGACCGCCGATGCGTCTTCTTCCGCAAGCCACTTCTTGAAAG TGGTACGCTTGGCACCAAGGGCAACACTCAGGTGATTTTGCCCTTCATCACGGAGTCCTACTCCAGCTCTCAGGACCCTCCAGAGAAGTCATTCCCCATGTGCACGCTCAAGAGTTTCCCCAACCGTATTGAGCACACCATCGCCTGGGCCCGTGACCTCTTCCAGACATACTTTGTCGGTCCTCCCGAGTCGGTCAATCTATACCTGTCGCAGCCCGACTACATTGACCAGACTCTGAAGCAAGCTGGTAATGAAAAGCAGACTTTGCAGCACCTTCGTGACTTCCTGGTTACCGAGAAGCCTCTCACCTTCGACGATTGCATTGTCTGGGCCCGTCAGCAATTTGAGGCTCAGTACAACAACGCTATTCAACAACTTCTCTACAACTTCCCCAAGGACTCCAAAACCTCCACCGGCCAGCCCTTCTGGTCGGGCCCCAAGCGCGCCCCCACGCCATTAAAGTTCGATAGCTCTAATCCCACCCATTTGGGCTTCGTCATAGCCGGTGCCAATCTCCATGCCTTCAACTACGGCATCAAGAATCCCGGTGCTGATAAGGAATACTACCGCAAAGTGGTGGACGACATGATCATTCCCGAGTTCACTCCTAGTTCGAACGTCAAGATCCAGGCCGATGACAATGAGCCCGATCCAAATGCCCAGCCCTCTGGCGCGTCCGACGACAATGAGGAAATTCAGAAGCTTGTGTCGTCTCTGCCATCCCCCAAGTCGCTTGCCGGCTTCCGCTTGCAACCTGTTGAATTTGAGAAGGACGACGACACTAACCACCACATTGATTTCATCACGGCCGCCAGCAACCTGCGTGCGGACAACTACGAAATCCCCCAGGCAGACCGTCACAAAACCAAGTTCATTGCCGGGAAGATCATTCCCGCCATCGCCACTGCGACGGCCCTCGTGACTGGCCTTGTCGCCCTAGAGCTCTACAAGGTCGTGGACGGCAAGGACGATATTGAGCAATACAAGAACGGCTTCATTAACCTTGCTCTCCCTTTCATTGGGTTCAGTGAGCCAATCGCTAGTCCCAAGGGCACGTATCAAGGGAAGCAGGGTGAGGTGACTATTGATCGTCTCTGGGACCGCTTCGAGTTGGACGACGTCCCCCTGCAGTCCTTCCTGGACCACTTTGCCGAGCGGGGTCTGGACATCACCATGGTCAGCTCTGGTGTGAGCTTGCTCTACGCGAGCTTCTATCCTCCCTCTAAGGTCAAGGATCGTCTGCCTTTGAC CATGAGCAAGCTCGTTGAGCACGTCAGCAAGAAGCCGGTGCCGGAGCATCAACAGAACATCATCTTCGAGGTGACTGCCGAGGATCAAACTGAAGAGGATGTTGAGATTCCATACGTGATGGTCAAGCTGAGCAAATAG
- a CDS encoding Transcription initiation factor IIA subunit 2 codes for MAQQQQSYYELYRGSSLGLSLTDTLDDLINEGRIEPQLAMKILSTFDKVVTEVLAEKVRARLTFKGHLDTYRFCDEVWTFLIKDVTFKLDNQTTVSADRVKIVSCNSKRPGET; via the exons ATGGCTCAACAACAACAATCTTACTATGAGCTGTACCGTGGCAGCAG CCTCGGCCTTTCCCTAACGGATACCTTGGATGACTTGATCAACGAGGGTCGGATTGAGCCTCAGTTGGCTATGAAAATTTTGTCTACCTTCGATAAGGTGGTCACCGAGGTTTTGGCCGAGAAGGTCCGGGCGAGACTCACATTCAAG GGTCACCTCGATACGTACCGATTCTGCGACGAGGTTTGGACATTCTTGATCAAGGACGTGACCTTTAAGCTCGATAATCAGACCACCGTTTCGGCCGACCGTGTGAAGATCGTCAGCTGCAACAGCAAGCGCCCGGGAGAGACCTGA